One Dethiosulfovibrio faecalis genomic region harbors:
- a CDS encoding Nif3-like dinuclear metal center hexameric protein translates to MNIDALSRVMEEVASLAWAEDWDNCGVLLRSRSGNVGHIAVALDPTAEIVRSASSAGCDCLVTHHPLIFSPLRRLDPSIPSNEAVFELIERDMSILCCHTSWDNSPVGTNVSLANSIGLGSVEPMLFEDRGWGVGAVGRLEPRPFRTLALSAKDRWRLSFARLHGDPERMVSKVALCGGSGGSLWRDALAAGAELYITADVKYHDVQDAVASGLSVLEVDHGEMEWASMGDLAAHVGRLSGLDTLLLERPSCSGELV, encoded by the coding sequence ATGAATATAGACGCTTTGAGCCGTGTGATGGAGGAAGTTGCTTCTTTGGCCTGGGCGGAGGATTGGGACAACTGTGGAGTTCTGTTGAGATCCCGATCGGGGAACGTAGGCCATATCGCCGTTGCCCTCGACCCTACGGCGGAGATCGTTCGATCTGCCTCCAGTGCTGGGTGCGACTGTCTCGTAACCCATCATCCTCTTATCTTCTCTCCTCTCCGGCGTCTTGATCCTTCTATACCTTCTAATGAGGCGGTTTTCGAGTTGATAGAGAGGGATATGTCGATTCTCTGCTGCCATACCAGTTGGGATAATTCCCCGGTAGGGACGAACGTCTCTCTGGCGAACTCGATAGGGCTAGGTTCGGTTGAGCCGATGCTGTTCGAGGACAGAGGATGGGGGGTAGGGGCCGTAGGAAGGCTGGAGCCCCGTCCCTTCAGGACCCTTGCTTTGTCGGCAAAGGATCGATGGCGACTTTCTTTCGCCCGACTTCACGGAGATCCTGAGAGGATGGTCTCTAAGGTCGCTTTGTGCGGCGGATCGGGAGGTTCTCTGTGGAGAGATGCTCTGGCTGCCGGAGCCGAATTGTATATAACGGCAGACGTGAAGTATCACGATGTACAGGATGCCGTAGCTTCCGGACTGTCGGTCCTGGAGGTGGATCACGGCGAGATGGAATGGGCTTCCATGGGGGATTTGGCCGCTCACGTAGGTAGGTTGTCCGGATTGGATACCCTCCTGCTGGAGAGACCGTCCTGCTCGGGAGAGCTCGTTTAA
- a CDS encoding ferredoxin, whose protein sequence is MRVSIDSDKCIGCGVCVQICPEAFTLDESRGIARVLRPEGADCVEEARDSCPVSCITVEE, encoded by the coding sequence ATGCGTGTCAGTATCGACAGCGATAAATGCATTGGCTGTGGAGTGTGTGTCCAAATTTGTCCGGAGGCCTTCACCCTTGACGAATCAAGAGGTATCGCGAGGGTTCTTCGCCCTGAAGGGGCGGATTGTGTGGAGGAGGCTAGGGATAGTTGTCCCGTATCGTGCATAACGGTGGAGGAATAA
- the scpB gene encoding SMC-Scp complex subunit ScpB — protein sequence MTSSFFQEDKGLSVLKRIEAVLFVASEGATVTDLAEAVGIDEKTVLSGLEALSEKYREGSHGIELAFLGGAWHLCTVLDVADAVDCFREANERERIRLSKAALETLAVVAYNQPVTRSEIEDIRGVRCERVIETLLSHGLVRISGRKKSTGSPLLYRTTDSFLKVFGLGAISDLPTVSEIEELRSRREDDDGETQ from the coding sequence GTGACGTCCTCGTTCTTTCAAGAAGATAAAGGGCTTTCTGTTCTCAAGCGCATTGAGGCGGTCCTTTTCGTCGCCTCCGAGGGGGCTACCGTGACTGATCTCGCCGAAGCGGTGGGAATAGACGAAAAGACTGTTCTGTCCGGGCTGGAGGCCCTCTCTGAAAAATACAGGGAAGGGTCCCACGGCATAGAGCTGGCCTTTTTGGGCGGGGCATGGCATCTTTGCACCGTCTTGGACGTCGCCGACGCCGTCGACTGTTTCAGGGAGGCAAACGAGAGGGAGCGTATCAGACTGAGCAAAGCGGCCCTGGAGACTCTAGCCGTTGTGGCTTATAATCAACCTGTAACCCGATCGGAAATAGAGGATATAAGAGGGGTGAGATGCGAGAGGGTGATAGAGACTCTGTTGAGCCACGGTTTGGTGCGTATCTCGGGGAGAAAGAAGAGCACCGGTTCTCCCCTGCTCTACAGGACCACCGATTCATTTCTCAAGGTCTTCGGTTTGGGAGCTATCTCCGATTTACCTACGGTCTCCGAGATAGAGGAGCTGCGTTCCCGACGGGAGGACGATGACGGTGAGACTC
- a CDS encoding segregation and condensation protein A, with the protein MIRIDIEGFSGPLDLLCHMMESREIEASSVSVAEVVRIYGAYHAQKGEVPIEAVAHFLVQAARLILDKALALMPQKVTDEADEVWDQEFVEDSPDIEDMLLRYRPYRKAAGLLAELLAETGLRSFRSPLPLPPSYDIGDLYSLSSIWWCLMKSREMVFYDPEDAWEDDHLAGMPAPIPEESQVENRMDLVMDELGNGRIYLSAFLRGRPGASELVVTILALLELSRGNRISLRQEEQFGDVLVLSRR; encoded by the coding sequence ATGATCCGTATAGATATCGAAGGTTTTTCCGGGCCTCTGGATCTGCTCTGTCATATGATGGAGAGCCGTGAGATCGAGGCCTCTTCGGTCAGCGTCGCCGAGGTCGTCAGGATTTACGGCGCCTATCACGCCCAGAAAGGCGAGGTCCCGATAGAGGCGGTGGCCCATTTTCTGGTCCAGGCTGCTCGACTCATATTGGACAAGGCTCTGGCTTTGATGCCTCAGAAGGTTACCGATGAGGCCGACGAGGTCTGGGATCAGGAGTTCGTAGAGGACTCTCCGGATATCGAGGATATGCTTCTGCGTTATCGTCCCTACAGAAAGGCCGCTGGTCTCTTGGCGGAGCTCTTGGCCGAAACGGGACTTCGTTCCTTCCGGAGTCCCTTGCCTCTTCCTCCATCCTACGATATAGGGGATCTCTACTCCCTGTCCTCCATCTGGTGGTGTCTGATGAAATCCAGAGAGATGGTCTTCTATGATCCCGAAGATGCATGGGAGGACGATCATCTGGCGGGGATGCCCGCCCCTATCCCCGAGGAGAGCCAGGTGGAGAACAGGATGGACCTGGTGATGGACGAACTCGGCAACGGCAGGATTTACCTTTCCGCTTTTCTGAGAGGTAGACCCGGAGCTTCCGAGTTGGTAGTTACGATTCTGGCCCTCTTGGAGCTTTCCAGAGGGAATAGAATAAGTCTTAGGCAGGAGGAGCAATTTGGTGACGTCCTCGTTCTTTCAAGAAGATAA
- the trpS gene encoding tryptophan--tRNA ligase, whose protein sequence is MKLRTFSGMRPTGKLHLGHMAGALSNWIKLQEDPGYDCFYGIVDWHAMMSDYANSSIIKENCREVLLDWLAVGLDPEKSTIFVQSHVPEHTELSLALGMVTPLGWLQRNPTYKEQILNIQNKDLSTFGFLGYPVLMAADILLYRSSVVPVGEDQSAHLEITREIARRFNNFYGEVFPEPDILLTPTPKVPGTDGRKMSKSYGNSINIADTEKEMWDKLRTMMTDPARERKTDPGDPGKCPVWDIHKVFNHDEDEKAGLASGCRAGSIGCVQCKKALKEHVVSIMTPIWERRAYYESRQETLDDILWNGADKARVVARETMDAVLKGIGFVPRR, encoded by the coding sequence ATGAAACTTAGAACTTTCAGCGGAATGAGACCCACCGGTAAGCTGCATCTGGGGCATATGGCAGGGGCTTTGTCGAATTGGATAAAGCTTCAGGAGGATCCGGGGTACGATTGTTTCTATGGCATAGTCGACTGGCACGCCATGATGTCCGATTACGCCAACAGCTCGATCATAAAGGAAAACTGCCGGGAGGTCCTCCTGGACTGGCTCGCTGTGGGCCTTGATCCGGAGAAATCGACCATATTCGTCCAATCCCACGTTCCGGAGCATACGGAACTTTCCCTGGCTTTGGGGATGGTTACTCCTCTTGGCTGGCTTCAGAGAAATCCGACATACAAGGAACAGATTCTAAACATACAGAACAAGGACCTCAGCACCTTCGGCTTTCTGGGATACCCCGTGCTGATGGCAGCCGATATACTTCTGTATAGGTCTTCCGTCGTGCCCGTGGGAGAGGATCAGTCGGCTCATTTGGAGATCACCAGGGAGATCGCTCGTCGGTTCAACAACTTCTACGGCGAGGTCTTTCCCGAGCCGGATATCCTTCTTACCCCTACACCTAAAGTGCCAGGCACGGATGGTAGAAAAATGAGCAAATCCTACGGTAACAGTATCAACATAGCCGATACTGAAAAGGAGATGTGGGATAAGCTCAGGACCATGATGACCGATCCCGCCAGAGAGAGAAAGACCGATCCAGGGGATCCAGGCAAGTGTCCGGTATGGGATATCCATAAGGTATTCAATCACGACGAGGACGAAAAGGCGGGTCTAGCCTCCGGTTGCAGGGCCGGTTCCATCGGCTGCGTCCAGTGTAAAAAAGCCTTGAAGGAGCACGTTGTGTCCATTATGACTCCGATCTGGGAGAGACGGGCATATTACGAGTCTCGTCAGGAAACGTTGGACGATATACTGTGGAACGGAGCCGACAAGGCTAGAGTCGTCGCCAGGGAGACTATGGACGCCGTATTGAAAGGCATCGGCTTCGTCCCTCGTAGATAG